Genomic window (Arachis hypogaea cultivar Tifrunner chromosome 13, arahy.Tifrunner.gnm2.J5K5, whole genome shotgun sequence):
GTAATTCCTACAAATTATAATTCACTGTAAATGTATTTTAATTCACAGAAATATACATGACATTATACCTACTACTTTTGGACTGAATTTTATACATATGATATATGGACCAGTACTGGAAGATTGTGGAGTCCATGTCATGTAATTTAGCCCTTTTGGAAGTCGTGATGAGTGGAGACTAGAATAAGATCTTTATTTTCATAAGTTATTCTTTTTCTAATGGTCTCTTTGTTTATCTTCACTGATATAGGTGATTTACTCGTTCTCAGCTGGTGGGATTTATTTGTTAACCTTGCGTAAGTTTACTGTGTTGTTCCTCCCTTTGTGTTTCTTAGAATGTTGGCTTAAatgtgttaaataaggtttttaaTGGATCTATCATTCTGCAGCATCGTCGAGTGCTTTGCTTTTCTTGTATGTACAAAGTGGTCCAATCTGGTCACCAGTGGTTTAGTGGTTTCTTCAGAGCGAAATCGACGCCCGAAGAGAATGTGTAACATGCAAGACATAATCATGGAAGTACCAGTAATAGTATTCCAGATTCTAATTTGTAGGTATTTAGAGGTAGGTAATGTTACTGAATCATGTGCTTGGACAGTCCTTGAGATATTGTATTAGGGGATCTGATCTGTTTTCCATTCCAGGGGGCACCTGCTTGTGCTAAAAAGAAACCTGCACcgagtttcttttcttttcttctccagcTGCAAAGTGCTGGTGTAATGTTTGCAGCATCTGCCTTAGTGGAGAAACTTATACTGCTATTAAATAGTGGAGCTGCTCCAAGAATATATTCTAGAGGTGTTTCAAGAGTTCATGATTGTTACTTGGGCCTCTTGTACCATGGTTCTAGGTAAAGATTCTTCTATAATTGTGGTTATTATTGGGGAAACCTTTAATAAAATTCTGTTGCTGTCATGGCATAACTTTATTCCATGATCTTTTATCCATTTTATAACTAAATTTAACACATCAGTAGTACATGTTGTGACATAACATGTTAGCTTTAAGATATGCATTTAATGTACTTCAACTACATCTGATGATTCAAGGTATCAGATTTTTAGGTTGGTTTTCAATTGCTGAAAGGAGCCAGGAAGAACAGGAAAAATTGGACTGTGAAGGATCTTCTGggtatgtattattattattattattattattttgtgtagTCTCAAATTTTACTACTGGGAAATATTTTTTGATGTCCCAGTTGTGACCTGCAATGTATCTTGGAgcaattttttctttctaatgTCAAGCCTGATTCCTGGATATTTAAAAGATACGAATGTATGTGTCCCAAAAGCCTGCAATAGGATTTTTTTGGCATTGTTATGATTATATGCATGGTCATAGTTGGTATTTCCATGTGTTGGTTTATTCTATATGTTTGATATAACATGGCAACTTGTTTTTGCCTAGTTTAAATTTTGGTAGATATAAGACAAGCTtgatgtgagattctaagttaataccaatttaaaatacaaaatggaTTGAAGAAAAGATTGCTTTCTCACATTTGCTCTCTAATATCACAAAGTATGACAATGGAATGAAACATTACCAGCACAATTTTCAAGTTGAAAAGTGTATGATGGTTAAGGTTTACTTGTCTATAATTTCAGCTGTTCTATGAAAGTTAAAACTTTCAGATAACTACCAGTTTCAACTTTGAAAAGGGAAAGATGAACTTTTTTAATTTGTGGCCCCAGAAGTCATCAACTGAGTCATTCTTGTTTGGAAACATTGAGATGAATGGAAACATTAGGGTACCAGATGGTACAATAACTGTGTTACAAATTGAAAAGACACCTTTCAGGATCggaattctctttaattctgcttgaattagtttgatgatgGCTTAAAATAGTTGAGCtattttcaatttattgagttATATTTACCTAACAGTTGTTTACAGTGATTTTTTGCATTGTGCTTCCCAATGTACAGTTATAATACGTTCTCTGGCAACTCACCTGTACCTGAGATCATTAAGAAAATGCCTAAAAAGGATCTTGCTGAAGAGGTGATGACAATTCTGTTAATATAAAAGTTATTTATGATGAAATATATTCCTGTCTTTTGCATAAAGATGGGAATATCAAATGTGTAAGAATGAAACATTCTGCATAGTGTTTATTTTATTGGCACATAATCCGCTCAGGTTTTGGTTAGTTATGTTCATCTGTCAATTATATTAGGCACCAAAAGTCTCTATAAGCCAATAAATCTCATCTTTATACTGtgcttaaaatttttaatgtcaGGTTTGGAGACTGCAGACAGCTCTTGGTGAGCAGGCAGAAATTACAAAATGCCGCGAGCGGGAGTATGAAAGGCTTAAAAATGTAAAACTTCCAACAATTCAGTCCTTAATTGTGATGTGCTTATGCTGTGTATTTTTCATAAGTTTCTTGTGTGCTTTAATTATAACTTACATTTCTGAATGTTGTTGCTCTTCACTGCTATGTTTAGATCAATGATTAACTTTACTTGCATCCTACCTCTTTGTCTTTGTTCATATATTGTTTTTCAGGAGAAAATATTATGCAGAATTTGTTTTCAGAGAGAGATTAGCATTGTACTACTTCCATGCAGGCATCGCAGTCTTTGCAGGTAAAATCAAACATGTGATGTTCCATGAAAACACTCTTTTTCTGGCATTGCATTCATAGCTTGGACTTATGCTTGATTTCCATGAACTGCAGCACATGCGCGGCGAAATGCAAGAACTGCCCAATCTGCCGCGACAATATTATAATGCGGTTACCCGTGTATGATGCTTAGGTGCCAACTACTTGACTGTGTCCATAGAATAAGAAAGGTGACTATAGTTGACAAAAGGTTAACAGGGTAAATATTCAGTACAGTTTTGGGATCGACATTTATTCGAAGCTAACTTCTTGATTGATTAATAATACTCCAAAGGGTAGGAAGAGTTGAGCATGGTGTTGATACAttggatttgaaatttgattttgttttgcaTTTACTTTCGTATGCAGTTTGGGCTGCATGAACTAAATGTGATCACTGTAATTAGTTGGAACTTGGAACTATTCCCTTAGCTTCCCTTCTTCTCATTTGTCTTATAATTCCTTAAAATATTCTAAACATGCAGCTAAATACTACAGAAGTAAGTAACAATACAATATAATCATGAAATCTTAAAAAGTAAGTTGttcttttattttgataattaggagggtatttaaggaaaaaaatattagaagGATAAATTATTTTTCTGTCAAATAATACTAATGTATCTTAATCGCATTACTTATTTATGTTATGAAAGATTCAGCTCAGCAAATGGAACCTCTCAAGACTCAAATCATACCAAATTCTAGTTAAGCATATCATaccttttttctattatttaaataaaaaaaagagtgatgaatgatgatgatatagCATGATTTACAAtccttataatttaaattttcacTCTTAAGAGTGTGTGTTAATTAAACAACATTCAAGGATAAAGTAATGTATAATATATATTGGGTGTATAAATAAGAAAAGTCTATATTTTATAACAAGTTAACAACTATTGATCATATCCTCAGagtatttttctgattttttttttttcttaagttgTGGTCCTTAccgttattatatttttattccttATAGTAGGAATATAAGTTCTACGTAGGCTGTGCAACTTATGTTAGTTGTTACCATTTTCCCTTTGAATTTGTCTTACCATAAGAAATCTAGGTGATAAAAATCATGTATCCCAAAGATCCATAAGATCATATATCATTATTTTTATAAGCTAAGAAATTGTTGAAAATAGAAAAGGCTAAACAAGATATTAATGAAAAGGAATAATAACAAAGTATCCAGTAAGGAAAATCTTTTGGAGGGGCGTATTTGTCTTTTTGCACAAAGATATCATGGGTTATTTGTCATTTTGTTTAGCATTTGATGGATAATATCAAATGATATTTTACTACTTAAGGGCTTTTAATCCAAAACTTGAATCGTTAGTCACTTGTCAAATGCTGGATATGATTTTGTGCAAATTGGTGGGGTTTTGATTGTGACTTGCAAGTTTGTAACGAACGATGGTTTGATCCTTCATTGGATTTGGACCCCAGCATATTTTCTGTTCTTGTTCTTTGGTGCTAAATCAATAATGTTTATACACTAATTAACTACTAAACAGTTCATTTTAATTTCCATAATATGGAAAAGGATTAAGAAATAAggttgttaatttaaaaaataagactGAATTGTGAAAAATACATGTATATTATAAGAATTTAAGCTATgcgacctttttttttttctttttgggttgACAAAATTTGGTGGATTTAAtatcaattatatattataaCCAGAGATAATGGGTTCCAgagataaattagttataaatttataatatttgtgatacaataattatcattattatacatataaaatagcacataattattttatatgttttgaattaaaaaatatattattttactttggagaaaaataattgaataaaaaagtGTATTGCATTATAAATCGGTGCACATAATAAATTTCAACTAGATTAAGATTGATGGGATGCGTGGAgagctaaattaattatttaattatattatatagtatatatTTAAAATGTTATATTATTTAGGAATAGATTAGATAATATTTAAGTTAATATTAAACTTGAATGCTAATTTGTAAAAGATattgtaaaatatatttatttgacAATTTATATATGATTCAATAttattatttgacaaaaatacaaaataaaaagtatacaattttaatatagataataattgattaaaaattttaaaattttatttagttccatatcaaaattaatttaaattttataacggttgatgataaatgataatttaaaataataataattaattcaaaattaataattataaaactaataaaattatacataaatttgactataagtaataaaaatatttaattgaaatttatttacttgaatttatattattattttttattttatttttaaatagttatttttatttttttaggttatatttaaATACTATAGTAGAATGATGAAACTACTAGATgaaatataaatatgaatattattaatattttgataattaaaaataatatttaattttttaattttattttatatttttaacaatattattacaactaattgataataaaaatataaattgttgaaagaaaaaaatgatacatagacaACAAAAATACTATATAACTAATGAatacaattatacaaaagaatgAAAAACTAATGAATACAATCACACAATCACATAGTACATATGTctagtaaattaaaaaattagcaagaatggagaagaaaaaagaaaaagaagtatgaGATTATCTGAGAGGAGATAAAGAAAACGTGTGAAGTAaatgttattttatataataaatataaaaaagagtgatgagtatgcaaaaaagaaagaattaaattttaattaattttatatttcttaaaaagaattaatattaatatcgAAAATAATAGTATaacctaaataaaaataaaggataatagaatattaaaaattaaaactaaatactaattttataataaagaataataaaaataaaaaataataaacttgatATGAGAGAATAAaataacttttataatttaattataactattaaaaaaataatattaaaaagaatcatataataatattatacaaagataaattattatgaagggataatataataaaaattatataatatataatgtaaaaataaaaaattatgtcacttaaatattttttttatgtgataACATAAAgtgaaattaaatatttaaaagtaagtatagaactattttatatttttttaatatattataaatagattagaTGAACTTACTTTTATATAATTGaaatttaagtaattaatttagaaaaattataggtCTAATATTTTCATTGCTGACAAATCATATCATATGCATGTCCCCCGTATTATTACTTCCTACATATTATTTTTGTTGTCTTAATAGAGCACCAATTCAACTCTAGAAACAAGAGTATATACCTAAACAGATTTTAAAGGGATTTTGTGTTGTCCGTTttcgcttttaaaatttttttattacattgaaatttttaaattttataaaaataaatatataaatctctattttaattaaatttgttatttttatttagacaAATAGATTTTCAAGAATatgacaaaatatatatatatatatatatatatatatatattatatttttataaaattttagaaacCTCAAGCTAATAAATTTGTTTGGAGAATAAAAATAGCAAATTTTCTTAGTAACATATTTAAATGTATACTCTAGAAACAAAGAGGCACCGATATTTAATTTGATGGTGTATACACTCCTATACAACTAATAATAATGACTCAAACAATTGTTTGTTAGTGCCATTTCTGTTTGTACTATCTCAAACTGGGACCAAATAATACACaggattaaaatattaaatatcaattcaaaatttttgaatttgtttaacAATTAGAAAGATAGTtagaataactaattttaattttgattggtTGAGTAATTAACTTATTTGTTTGTTTAAACAAGTGTTAGATTtgatgaattttattttagatatataacaatttattaaccaataataaatttttaaatagaatatattatattatttgatacaCATATGTTTAATCTTGATTATTGATATATgtccttttttttaatattatatgctTTGGCTTAtgtttagaaaaaatatattatattactcaatacacatatatatgtttAATCTTGATTATTGATATGtcctttttttaatattatctgTTTTGGCTTAGCTCCGAATTCTCGTTTCCTATGGATAAgagtatataattaataaaaaattaaaaattatacatGGTACTGAATCGTTGGATGGTAGATTAGCAATTTGTCAACCATAATGTGTtccctatttaatttatttaacaaaaattgCTCTGAACCCTAATCTCGTGTATATTGTCGATCATATATCTCTATCTTTCTCTTTTGGGTGGTTCTCCACAAATATATATATCAGTGCAttttactataataataataataattattattattattattattaataaaattatgaaagagtaaaaaaagaaaatatgaaaaatttttattatatgttgttattattgtattttatgaaagaataatattatttatttatactaattactaaattaattttaaattttaaaataagctaAAACAATCAGAATTTTTAGATAATTCtgttagaaaaatataaatataacttACTTAGAAAAAATAAGcataataaattttgtttctaGAAAAAAAATacgataacaaataaaaataaaataaaaatttaatataataacaataatctcTATAGtataaagttttaattaaaaaaaatatggttAGTAATTTTCACAATGAGCCGTGGAAGATACAACAAACATAGCATGGGatgagtcaccaaaaaaaaaaacatagcatGGGATGCATgcattctttatttatttttttattaatataaaggtTGCGTAACGTTTGTGCCTACGAATTTATGATTATTAGTAGGCACTTAGCAAGCTTTTCAGTCTTTCACTTTCACAATTATAAATTGAAACTAATTAAATTTAGAAAGTTCtaagaaaaattgaattttttttcaaatttattatttaaaaaaaagtaaaatgacAATCTTTTGACTCTTGAATAATATCACTTATAAATTTAGATGTAATAATTAtgtaattagtttaataattttgttatttatgtttttttatatttactttttgtaaatatttaaaaaaaaataagttttgaATCTCTTAATAGATCTATTTGACTCAAACTAAAATAATTTGACAACTAAAATATAACGTGGTAATAAATATATGTTATTATGGCCAGATTAATATTTTCTTTAGTACTTCtatatagttaaaaatatttaatttccacaccttatttaaaaaaaaaatcattcttaTATACTACATTACGACATCTAACTAAATTTCattgtaaattttaaaaattaataataaggcAGGAAACttgaattcaaaataaataaataaacaggaTTAAACTATCATTTTgattccaaaaaaattaatttttgagattgaaaatttttttgcacaatttatcacaaaaaaaaatattcaataaaaaattaatagtttcCTCGAATAAATAAATCAGAGTTATACAATAATGTACATTGTGTTGTGATAAGATTAAATAGGTGAAGGAGAGAATAAATTTAATAAGGTTAAAAAAGTTATTTTCTTGTATGTATATAAATAGGAGGCTAAGTTTCAGACAAAAATAACACACAGCAAATATATGAATCTTTATACACTATTAATCTCTCTCTATTTACAATACTTCATATAAATATATGAATCTTCTTAttgagttaattatattaatattagagtcttttattttcatatctttattttatattttatacatttttttatttatttattttacaacacgttatcagcacgagacactgatcaaattttaaaagacttcaggtaacaaattttcattaggtcaaaactctctcatcttgaatttaatgttcttgatatatttggaaataattatttatcatggatactagatgctaaaatccatcttgattcaatggatcttggagataccattaaagctgaaaataatacatcgcAGAAGGATAAAACCAAAGTCATAATTTTCCTTCgttgtcatcttgacgaaggattgaaaaatgaatatctcacattaaaagatcctgcagatctgtggaaagaccttgaaaaaaagtacaatcatcaaaagacggtgatacttcctcaagcccgatatgaatggacgcacttgcgtctacaggattttaaatccataaatgaatataattcagcaatgtttcgaattacctcacgaatgaaattatgtggggaaaagatatctgataatgatatgttagagaaaactttctcaatcttctatgcctcgaatgtgctcctgtagcagcagtatcgagaaaatgatttaaaaaatattctgaactaatttacctttttattgctgaacgcaacaatgagttgttcttaagaaatcatgaagcgcgcccagctggcgccgccccatttcctgaagtaaatgcggcaaatcataacCCCAGAAgaagtaaatggcaaggttttggtaacaataaaaattatggaaggaaaaggaattatgttcacaagaaatgaTCTcatcagaagtgggataaagaaatgAACAATGggaaaaataaatcaattgaggataaatattttcgttgtggtggaaatggccattggtcacgtacctgtcgtaccccaaggtacctaatcgatctttatcaagcatctttgaaaaaagacgacaaagaaaaggaaacaaattttgtttcaaatgatgttgaaaatttcaccactcattatgatgtatctgatttctttgaggatcctaaaGAAAATAttagtcatttgatcaatgatagaATAGTTTAAtgtgtgtgtttgttaagtattcatgtgaatataTAATGTAAGAAatttcttgttaagttttatgcatttgaatttcaagtgtcatatatatgaataatgtttgataaaatatttatgaattttaaaattactgaatgtgccaagataataataataataataaaaattctagTATATACTATacttcttagaaaaatattttcaatcaaggAAACAATTTTACTATGTAGCtatttctactcattttattatttgtcTATGAAGAGAATGGCAATCACATATAGTGAAGatgtttgccttgcggatagtgcaatttcgcacaccattctcgaaagtaatatatattttacccatcttgtgccaaaagaagaatatgttaatactattattggctcggacaatgtgatagaaggcccCGGAagaactataattttattttctggaggaacaaaattcataataaataatgcactattatctactaagtctctaagaaattattgagtttcaaagatattcgccaaaattgatatcatattgagacaatgaacgaggaaaatcatgagtacttatgtatcacaactcatgatttaaataaaaatgttatattagaaaagttaccctcactttcatctgagttatattataccaagattagtgcaattgaattacatgccattgtaaactagaagtttactagcccaaataaattgataacttggcatgatcgattgggtcatccgagaacaaccatgatgcagagaattattgaaaactctcatggacattcactaaagaactagaatatccttaaatctagtgaattttgttgtgctgcatgttctcaggggaagttaattttaaggccatcaccagtaaagattggatttgagtcacctaaattcctagaaaggattcaaggcgatatatgtggacctattcttccaccatgtggatcttttagatattttatagtcctaatagatgcatcttcgagatggtcacatgtgtactTATTGGCTTCTCGCAATCTGGCGTTTGCGAgcttacttgctcaaattattcgattaaaagcacaatttccataaaatccaatcaaaacaattcatcttgataatgctTGGGAATTTACTTTCCAaccctttgatgcttattgtatggctaatggaataagtgttgaacatccagtagcttatgttcacacacaaaatgggttagcagaatcacttattaagcgtctccaattaattgctagacccttacttatgagaacaaatctcccaacttcggcttggggcatgctattttacatgccgcaacacttattcgtttgagaccaaggagttaccatcagttctctcctattcCATTAGCTTTTGGCTAGCAGTCAaatgttttccatttaagaatattcgggtgtgcgatatataTTCTCATTGCACCATCTTCTCGCACCAAAataggaccccaaagaaaattggggatatatgttggatatgattctccctctatagtaaggtatcttgagatacaaattggggatgtatttaaagccccATTTGcatattgtcattttgatgaatcaaaatttctaacattaggggggagagaataagcttcctgaaaaggaacttaattggaatgcatcatctttGATGCATTTGGATCCTCGATCAagacaatgtgaactagaagttcaaaagattatacatttgcaaaggaTAGCAAATGAATtacctgatgcattttctgatacaaagaggataactaaaTCCTATATACCAGCTGAAAATGCTCCGATTCGAGTTGATGTCCCTGTCGGACAAattgccactgaagcaaattcacgccagaagcgtggcagccTTGTCGgtttcaaagacaaaaatcctaaaaaaagaaaagaggtaaatattattcctgttgaaaaagacatagtaaagacacctgcagttgtccaaaattctgatataattttaacgccagaagatatttaggtacctgaaaattgtgaaaatgatgagatctcgataaattatgtctttacataCAAGAGAGAAATAGGACCGAAATAacacaattgtcaatgaaatatttgcatataatgtggcattaaatatcatgcatgaaagtaaggatattGAGCCAAGATTAGTTGAAAAatatcgacaaagaaatgattggccaaaataggaagaaaccatgaaggctgagttagactcacttgcaaaaagTGAAgtttttggacctgtagtccgtacaccaaaagatgtaaaacctgttggataccgatgggtatttgtcagaaaacgaaatgagaaaaatgaagtcgtacactacaaagctcgacttgtggcacaaggtttttcacaaaggtccggtatagattatgaagaaacatattcccctgtagtggatgcgataacattgcattatttggtcattttatccgcatatcataaatcatatatgcatttaataGATGTagtaacagcctacttatacggctcattagattgtgatatctatatgaaagtctctaaaggactaaagatatctaaaccatccaatgaatattcacagtggttattgatgagtccatattttttggtatattttgctttgatttgagtggatttcatcatataaacccacatttattcacatatatagcatgcttttgtgttttctctctggattgtgcctaaatgtgaaaacatgcgtttttgagcttaaattagtaattttaatcccacttttatgccattcgatgccatgacatgtttgttgagtgattttaggt
Coding sequences:
- the LOC112738273 gene encoding uncharacterized protein isoform X3, which encodes MTWRRLLEPVAAHASLLCFTALLLLKLHHRLSLSWWIIFFPLWIFHAIVARGRFSLPGLSARHNQNWATGHAVVAMRLLTAFELLLCIYLESICVRGAQVVNMKIVFLPLLIFEIIILMENFRLCRALMPGDEENMSAEHFSVAISRVFFITATIFTLLKLSGDLLVLSWWDLFVNLAIVECFAFLVCTKWSNLVTSGLVVSSERNRRPKRMCNMQDIIMEVPVIVFQILICRYLEGAPACAKKKPAPSFFSFLLQLQSAGVMFAASALVEKLILLLNSGAAPRIYSRGVSRVHDCYLGLLYHGSRFLGWFSIAERSQEEQEKLDCEGSSGDFLHCASQCTVIIRSLATHLYLRSLRKCLKRILLKRFGDCRQLLVSRQKLQNAASGSMKGLKMRKYYAEFVFRERLALYYFHAGIAVFAAHARRNARTAQSAATIL
- the LOC112738273 gene encoding uncharacterized protein isoform X4, which gives rise to MTWRRLLEPVAAHASLLCFTALLLLKLHHRLSLSWWIIFFPLWIFHAIVARGRFSLPGLSARHNQNWATGHAVVAMRLLTAFELLLCIYLESICVRGAQVVNMKIVFLPLLIFEIIILMENFRLCRALMPGDEENMSAEHFSVAISRVFFITATIFTLLKLSGDLLVLSWWDLFVNLAIVECFAFLVCTKWSNLVTSGLVVSSERNRRPKRMCNMQDIIMEVPVIVFQILICRYLEGAPACAKKKPAPSFFSFLLQLQSAGVMFAASALVEKLILLLNSGAAPRIYSRGVSRVHDCYLGLLYHGSRFLGWFSIAERSQEEQEKLDCEGSSGYNTFSGNSPVPEIIKKMPKKDLAEEVWRLQTALGEQAEITKCREREYERLKNEKILCRICFQREISIVLLPCRHRSLCSTCAAKCKNCPICRDNIIMRLPVYDA
- the LOC112738273 gene encoding uncharacterized protein isoform X1, with protein sequence MTWRRLLEPVAAHASLLCFTALLLLKLHHRLSLSWWIIFFPLWIFHAIVARGRFSLPGLSARHNQNWATGHAVVAMRLLTAFELLLCIYLESICVRGAQVVNMKIVFLPLLIFEIIILMENFRLCRALMPGDEENMSAEVIWETPPHFSVAISRVFFITATIFTLLKLSGDLLVLSWWDLFVNLAIVECFAFLVCTKWSNLVTSGLVVSSERNRRPKRMCNMQDIIMEVPVIVFQILICRYLEGAPACAKKKPAPSFFSFLLQLQSAGVMFAASALVEKLILLLNSGAAPRIYSRGVSRVHDCYLGLLYHGSRFLGWFSIAERSQEEQEKLDCEGSSGDFLHCASQCTVIIRSLATHLYLRSLRKCLKRILLKRFGDCRQLLVSRQKLQNAASGSMKGLKMRKYYAEFVFRERLALYYFHAGIAVFAAHARRNARTAQSAATIL
- the LOC112738273 gene encoding uncharacterized protein isoform X2 is translated as MTWRRLLEPVAAHASLLCFTALLLLKLHHRLSLSWWIIFFPLWIFHAIVARGRFSLPGLSARHNQNWATGHAVVAMRLLTAFELLLCIYLESICVRGAQVVNMKIVFLPLLIFEIIILMENFRLCRALMPGDEENMSAEVIWETPPHFSVAISRVFFITATIFTLLKLSGDLLVLSWWDLFVNLAIVECFAFLVCTKWSNLVTSGLVVSSERNRRPKRMCNMQDIIMEVPVIVFQILICRYLEGAPACAKKKPAPSFFSFLLQLQSAGVMFAASALVEKLILLLNSGAAPRIYSRGVSRVHDCYLGLLYHGSRFLGWFSIAERSQEEQEKLDCEGSSGYNTFSGNSPVPEIIKKMPKKDLAEEVWRLQTALGEQAEITKCREREYERLKNEKILCRICFQREISIVLLPCRHRSLCSTCAAKCKNCPICRDNIIMRLPVYDA